GTGGATAAAGAGAATTCCGGCTACACAATAGCCATAGACTCGACTGAATTTTGTTTTCTGTCTTTCGGCTAAATAAATAACTCTAAGCAGTAATGTAACAAAAAGCACAATTACAGTCAAAGAACCTGCAAATCCCCATTCTTCACCTACAGTGGTAAAGATATAATCGGTATGCTGTTCTGGAACGAATCCTCCTTTGGTTTGTGTTCCTTCTAAGAATCCTTTTCCAATCCATCCTCCAGATCCAATTGCAATTTCAGATTGATTGGTATTGTATCCTATACCTTTCATATCGACTGTTTTTCCTAATAAAATATTGAAACGATCTCTATGGTGCTGTTTAAAAACGTTGTCGAAAACATAATCAACAGAAAATACAAAACCAGATATTAAAGCTAATAAGATTGCACTAAGCAAGAGATTGCGATCAACAACTCTTCCTTTGAAATAAATAATAGCTAAAACGACAAAAGCTATAATAATAACGACATAAGGTTCGAGAACCAAAGTAAGTACAAATAAAACGATGGTTATAAAAGCTGTCCATACATACCAAGAAGGTAAACCCTCTCGATATAAAACCAAAATAAAAACACTGTATATTAAAGCACTTCCAGGGTCTGGTTGTGGTAAAATAAGCATTACAGGT
This portion of the Flavobacterium panacagri genome encodes:
- the rodA gene encoding rod shape-determining protein RodA, yielding MKNQSVKNNIDWISVFIYIALVTLGWLNIYSSSLLSTDGTYQKQLIFIGCTIPLIFVVLFVDGKFYEKYASIIFGVALLSLAGLFLFGKTIAGQRCWYAIGSFTLQPSEFAKAATSLALAKYLSDTQINLKETNRQIQALAIMLLPVMLILPQPDPGSALIYSVFILVLYREGLPSWYVWTAFITIVLFVLTLVLEPYVVIIIAFVVLAIIYFKGRVVDRNLLLSAILLALISGFVFSVDYVFDNVFKQHHRDRFNILLGKTVDMKGIGYNTNQSEIAIGSGGWIGKGFLEGTQTKGGFVPEQHTDYIFTTVGEEWGFAGSLTVIVLFVTLLLRVIYLAERQKTKFSRVYGYCVAGILFIHFFVNIAMVIGIFPTIGVPLPFFSYGGSGLWGFTILLFIFLKMDANKVNEW